One region of SAR324 cluster bacterium genomic DNA includes:
- a CDS encoding Gfo/Idh/MocA family oxidoreductase, producing the protein MKIILVGPGAFGKKHLDGLKHIEGVEVVALVGQPLEPTQAVAAQYGIPHVMTDLDQALALPGVEAVILATPTPIHAAQAIQCLRAGVHVEVEIPLADNWSDAQAVMDLQQETGLVCMVGHTRRFNPSHQWVYKKIRAGELKIQQLDAQTYFFRRKNINAAGEPRTWTDHLLWHHAAHTIDLFQFQTGEEVVRANAVQGPIHPELGIAMDMSIQLLSESGSVCTLSLSFNNDGPLGTFFRYICDNGTYIARYDDLVTAKDEAIDVSQVDVPMNGIVLQDREFIASIREGREPRASVARVLPTYQVMHQLEQQLNTQPTLS; encoded by the coding sequence ATGAAAATCATTTTGGTGGGACCAGGTGCTTTTGGTAAAAAACATTTGGATGGACTCAAGCATATCGAGGGAGTTGAGGTCGTTGCGCTGGTGGGACAACCTTTGGAACCCACGCAAGCTGTTGCGGCACAGTATGGAATTCCCCATGTAATGACCGATTTAGATCAGGCGCTGGCTCTTCCTGGAGTTGAGGCTGTGATCCTGGCCACCCCTACCCCGATCCATGCAGCTCAGGCAATCCAGTGCCTTAGGGCCGGTGTGCATGTGGAGGTTGAGATTCCCTTGGCTGATAACTGGTCGGATGCTCAAGCTGTGATGGATCTGCAACAAGAGACTGGTTTGGTCTGCATGGTTGGTCACACACGCCGTTTCAATCCATCACATCAGTGGGTCTACAAGAAAATTCGGGCTGGTGAGTTGAAGATCCAGCAACTGGATGCACAGACCTATTTTTTTCGACGCAAGAACATCAATGCAGCTGGAGAACCGAGAACCTGGACGGACCACTTACTCTGGCATCATGCGGCTCACACGATTGATCTCTTCCAATTTCAGACGGGAGAGGAGGTTGTTAGGGCCAATGCGGTTCAGGGACCGATTCATCCAGAATTGGGCATTGCCATGGACATGTCGATTCAGTTGCTTTCTGAATCAGGTTCAGTCTGCACATTGTCTCTCAGTTTCAACAACGATGGTCCATTAGGAACGTTCTTCCGCTACATCTGTGACAACGGCACCTACATCGCACGCTATGATGATCTTGTCACAGCCAAGGATGAAGCAATTGATGTTTCACAGGTGGATGTTCCCATGAACGGGATCGTGTTGCAGGATCGAGAATTCATTGCTTCTATCCGTGAGGGGCGTGAACCCCGTGCCAGTGTGGCCAGGGTATTGCCCACATATCAGGTGATGCACCAACTTGAACAACAACTCAACACA